The Herbaspirillum sp. RTI4 genome has a segment encoding these proteins:
- a CDS encoding sensor domain-containing diguanylate cyclase, producing the protein MRRKPQKLPLFSWAAIGAILFSLVGFGAMLLRIKPLIEHTGVMPLAAAFGVFLVGGVWTLVRQLAQQDGDVSMGQRQQRLAFLVARNEALQQQLQERRREQEAMSETLRQTLHRQQEDQANLQESASELRAILQNANEAFIAIDEGGTIVEWNRQAEILLGWSRLEAFGQILSELIVPHHLRAAHCHGMQRFLAGKGSGNIVDNRVEIQALRRDGTLVSVELTVGHLMRREGHLFIAFLHDITERHEFRTSLEKLAMTDALTGLPNRRAFMEKLPDAMQRAIRHRDMMAVLFLDIDGFKTVNDRCGHEAGDELLRQFGQRVRNTIRDTDSVARLAGDEFTVILENLQSETVALEIAEKILEAMHLPFVLNDTSLFLSSSIGVALFNAETQLTADTLLNRADEAMYRAKREGKDRVVVSPALPVTAG; encoded by the coding sequence ATGCGCCGTAAACCGCAGAAATTACCACTGTTCTCCTGGGCCGCTATTGGCGCCATCCTGTTTTCCCTGGTCGGATTTGGGGCGATGTTGTTGCGGATCAAGCCATTGATTGAACACACCGGCGTCATGCCGCTGGCGGCAGCGTTTGGTGTGTTTCTGGTGGGCGGCGTCTGGACTCTGGTGCGTCAGCTGGCGCAACAGGATGGCGATGTCAGCATGGGGCAGCGTCAACAACGTCTGGCATTTCTGGTGGCGCGCAATGAAGCCTTGCAACAGCAGTTGCAAGAGCGCAGGCGCGAGCAGGAAGCCATGTCAGAAACATTGCGTCAGACGCTGCATCGGCAGCAGGAAGATCAGGCCAATTTGCAGGAAAGCGCAAGCGAATTGCGTGCCATTTTGCAAAATGCGAATGAAGCGTTTATCGCCATTGATGAAGGTGGCACGATCGTCGAATGGAACCGGCAGGCAGAAATTTTATTGGGTTGGTCGCGCCTGGAAGCCTTCGGTCAGATATTGAGCGAGCTGATCGTTCCACATCATTTGCGCGCTGCGCATTGTCACGGCATGCAGCGTTTTCTCGCTGGCAAAGGGAGTGGAAATATTGTCGATAATCGGGTGGAAATCCAGGCATTGCGGCGCGACGGCACCTTGGTTTCGGTGGAGTTGACGGTAGGGCATTTAATGCGGCGCGAGGGCCATCTGTTCATTGCGTTTTTACATGACATTACCGAGCGCCATGAATTTCGCACCTCGCTGGAAAAACTGGCGATGACCGATGCGCTGACCGGCCTGCCGAACCGGCGCGCCTTCATGGAAAAATTACCGGATGCAATGCAGCGGGCGATTCGTCATCGCGACATGATGGCGGTGCTGTTTCTGGATATCGATGGTTTCAAGACAGTCAACGATCGTTGCGGACATGAGGCCGGGGACGAGTTGTTGCGGCAGTTCGGGCAGCGCGTTCGTAATACCATCCGGGATACAGATAGTGTGGCGCGGCTGGCAGGTGATGAATTTACGGTCATCCTTGAAAACCTGCAAAGTGAAACAGTGGCGTTGGAGATTGCCGAAAAAATTCTGGAGGCCATGCATCTTCCTTTTGTGCTGAACGACACCAGTCTGTTTTTGTCGAGCAGTATCGGCGTGGCTCTGTTTAATGCAGAAACGCAACTGACTGCGGATACCTTGCTGAACCGGGCAGATGAGGCGAT
- a CDS encoding methyl-accepting chemotaxis protein codes for MSNMKPGVRLGLGFGIMVVLMLIIAFVSLNRLGQLNSSEVEITSAIYPKAQAAEEVSYLIMDKARIIRNLVLLTDPKALASNKAQEEADTEAVSVKLAMMTKLVRNDVEKQLTTDVENARIPFINYSREVIRLAMEGKKPEAAAALYGDGYKTQGVLLAALKKLVIYQEEQMKLAGEEAHSLYKDAVIITIAIAILACLIAFVLAYFITTSVTKPMAHAVLIAQTITDGNLSSRIDTSNGDGAGELLTVLKKMNDNLQRIVSRVRIGTDMIATASGQIAAGNLDLSSRTEQQASSLEQTVSAIEELTATVKQNADNAKLANQRAISASTLASQGGSLVGQVIDTMSSIDASSKKIVDIISVIDGIAFQTNILALNAAVEAARAGEQGRGFAVVASEVRSLAARSAAAAKEIKVLINDSVEKVVTGSELVSQAGTMMREIVDSVKHVTDIVGEISTASNEQSEGFGQVNIAIAQMDATMQQNAGLVEEAAAAAQSLQEQAGKLAETVSVFKLDDALLQPPAAPKKAMPATAVMPKKPARPATAPQASKKPMAVAHTVKHDGEGNWEQF; via the coding sequence ATGAGCAATATGAAACCAGGAGTACGGCTTGGTCTGGGGTTTGGAATCATGGTGGTGCTGATGTTGATCATCGCCTTCGTTTCTCTCAACCGTCTCGGGCAGCTCAATAGTAGCGAGGTAGAAATTACTTCCGCTATCTATCCCAAGGCGCAAGCAGCCGAAGAGGTGTCGTATCTGATCATGGATAAGGCGCGCATCATCCGCAACCTGGTCCTGCTTACGGACCCTAAGGCATTGGCTAGCAACAAGGCTCAAGAGGAAGCGGATACGGAGGCGGTAAGCGTAAAGCTTGCAATGATGACGAAACTGGTCCGCAACGACGTGGAAAAACAGCTGACCACCGACGTCGAAAATGCCCGCATCCCCTTCATTAATTACAGTAGGGAGGTAATTCGTTTAGCGATGGAAGGTAAAAAACCCGAAGCCGCAGCGGCCTTGTACGGCGACGGTTACAAAACACAGGGGGTGCTTTTAGCCGCCTTGAAAAAACTGGTGATTTACCAGGAGGAGCAAATGAAACTGGCAGGGGAGGAAGCGCATAGTCTTTATAAGGACGCCGTGATTATCACGATAGCCATCGCCATCCTTGCCTGCCTGATTGCCTTCGTTCTTGCTTACTTCATCACAACCTCGGTCACTAAGCCGATGGCGCATGCGGTCCTGATTGCCCAGACCATTACCGACGGCAATCTGAGCAGCCGCATTGATACCAGCAACGGCGATGGGGCCGGCGAGTTGCTGACCGTGTTGAAAAAAATGAATGACAACCTGCAAAGAATTGTCAGCCGGGTGCGTATCGGCACCGATATGATCGCCACCGCCTCCGGGCAGATCGCGGCGGGTAATCTCGACCTTTCCTCACGCACCGAGCAGCAAGCCAGTTCGCTGGAGCAAACCGTCTCCGCCATCGAAGAGCTGACCGCGACCGTCAAGCAAAATGCAGACAACGCAAAGCTGGCCAACCAGCGTGCGATTTCGGCCTCGACGCTGGCTTCGCAGGGCGGCTCACTGGTGGGGCAAGTGATCGACACGATGAGTTCGATTGACGCATCATCCAAAAAAATTGTCGACATCATTAGCGTGATTGACGGCATTGCCTTCCAGACCAATATTCTGGCGCTCAACGCTGCCGTTGAAGCAGCGCGTGCCGGCGAACAGGGACGGGGATTTGCGGTGGTGGCCTCGGAAGTACGCAGCCTCGCGGCCCGGTCTGCGGCTGCAGCAAAGGAAATCAAAGTATTGATTAACGATTCCGTGGAAAAAGTCGTCACCGGTAGTGAGCTGGTGTCGCAGGCGGGAACGATGATGAGGGAAATTGTCGACAGCGTTAAGCATGTGACCGATATCGTGGGCGAAATCAGCACCGCCAGCAACGAGCAGAGCGAAGGTTTCGGTCAGGTCAACATCGCGATTGCCCAAATGGATGCGACGATGCAACAGAATGCAGGGCTGGTGGAAGAGGCCGCAGCCGCTGCGCAATCCTTGCAGGAGCAAGCGGGAAAACTGGCAGAGACCGTCAGCGTATTCAAGCTCGATGACGCGCTTTTACAGCCGCCTGCCGCACCTAAAAAAGCAATGCCCGCCACCGCCGTCATGCCGAAAAAACCAGCGCGCCCTGCTACAGCGCCGCAAGCGAGCAAGAAACCGATGGCGGTTGCGCATACCGTCAAACACGATGGGGAGGGAAATTGGGAGCAATTTTAA